In Streptacidiphilus sp. P02-A3a, the DNA window TTGACGCCGATCTTGCCGACGATGCCGTACTCGGTCACCGTCCGCACGACCCGGCCGTCGGGGTGCTCGATCTGCCAGACGAACCAGCCGTCACGCAGGTCGTCGTGCCAGTCCCAGGTCTGGGTGGTGACCGGCGGGCGGCCGTCGGCCGGGGCGTGGACGACGGTCGAGCACTCCGGGTGCTGGCGGCCGTAGCGGCCGAGGATCTCGGTGCGGGCGTTGAGCGCGGCGATCCGGTGCACCGGCAGCTCCGCGCCCCGGGCGATGCCGTCGATCTCCTCGGCCAGCTCGGGGGCGAGCCGGGCGATCTGCCCGAGGGCGGCCACGCCCGCCTCGGCGACCTGGTCCGGCCGGGCGCCGGTGGCCAGGAAGAGCGCGTCGTAACGGTCGGCGGTGCGCCGGATCCGGTCCGGGAAGGCCCGGCCGAGGAGCAGTCCGCGCTCGCCGGGAGTGGCGGCGGGGGAACGGAAGACGGTGGGGGTGGTCATCGGCGGGCTGCTCCTCGGCGGGTGCGGCGGGGTAGGGCGCTGGGTCGGTCAGCCGCGGGCGGCGCGGTGGCGGCGCGTCAGCAGCAGGTAGAGGCCCGCGGCGAGGATCATGCCGACCGGCAGTGACAGGTCGGTGCCGTTCATGGCGGCGGCGACCGGTCCGGTGAACAGCTGCGTGTCGACGCAGAGGGTGGCCGCGACGGCGCCGACCACCAGGGCGGTGGCACCGGCCCAGTTGACGCCGCCGGAGTACCAGAACGGCCCGGTGCGGGTCTCGTCGCTGAGTTCGTGGCCGTCGTAGCCGTTGCGCCGCCGCAGCACGTCGGTGGCGTAGATGGCCATGGTCGGGCCCATCAGCGCGACCATCAGTTCCAGCACGCTGTTGACGGTGGTCAGGAAGTTCGACACCAGCAGCGCGTACAGGGTGAGCGCGACGCCGAGGGTGCCGTCCAGGGCGACGCTCCGGGAGCGGCGGATCCGGACGCCGACGGCCTGTAGCGCGAGGCCGGAACTGTAGGCGGTCATCGCGTTGTTGGCGACCGCGGACAGCACGATGGCGAGCAGGAAGGCGGGCTTGAACCAGCCGGGGATGATCGACTCCAGCGCGCCCTGCGGGTCGGTCATGTCGAGCGCGGTCCCGGCCAGCACGCCCAGGCCGGTGAAGAGCACGCTGGGGATGAAGGCGCCGAGGGCGGTCCAGCCCGCGATCGCGGCGGGGCTGGTCTGCCGCGGCAGGTACCGGGTGAAGTCGGCGCTGTTGCTGTACGAGAGCGGCGCGGAGGCGATCAGGGCGAGGCCCCCGGCCAGCGCCGCCAGCAGGGCGCTGCCGTGCAGCGACTGCCGCGGGTGGTAGTCCCAGTCGGCGTGCTTCAGGACGTACCCCGCCAGCACCAGGAAGACCAGGGTGAGCACGATGGAGAACGGCGTGTACAGCCGGACGATCATGGCGTGGCCGTAGACGCTGATGGCCAGCGTCGCCGCCGCGACCGCGATGATGATCACGACCTTGACCGGCGTGTCCGGGTCCAGTCCGACCTCCTCGACCAGCGAGAACGCGGCGAGGCAACCGGCCGCCCAGTTGAGCGCGAGGTAGCAGACCGAGGCGAACCACCCGGTGATCGCGATGTTCGCGCGGTTGCCGCGGACGCCGAACATCGCCCGCATGATCACCTCGCTGGGGGTGCCCGAGGCGGCGCCGCTGACGGACACCAGGCCGACCAGCGCCCAGAACAGGTTGCCGACGACCACCACGCCGAGGGCCTGCCACAGGCTCAGGCCCATCAGGATCAGCGCCCCGCCGACGACCAGGCTGAGGTAGCTGACGTTGGGCGCGGCCCAGACCCCGAACAGATCCCGCGGGCGGCCGTGCCGCTCGCTGTCGGGGATGACGTCGATGCCGTGCGCCTCCACGCCGCCCCGGGGACCGTTCCCGCTGGTGGGCGCGTCGGGGTCGGGCGAGGCGTGGGGGGATCCGGTGGCGCGGGCGGGCGTCTTGGCAGCCATGGGGAGTTCTCCGAACCGATATGCCCTGAGGGACGGCCGATCTATTGGTCGCTCATCCAATAGTGCCCGGACGCCTCTCGTCAAGGGTGTGGTCACCGTCCGGAGGCAAGCCGGGCCGAATCGAGACCGGGGCGAACGGCCGCGCGGTTCCGCCGACCCGCGAAGAGGCAGTTGCGGCGATCCCGGCCGACTGCTCGTGGCGTACGCGGTCCCGGCGAGGCCTGGACCAGGCAGCACGAGCACCGCACCCCGCAGGCGTAGCCGGCGGACCTGTCGGCGCTGGGGCCGACAGGTCCTGGCCGGGGTGGGTCAGCGGGTCAGTGGACGGTCCACTGCTGGAGCGCCGAGCCGGTGTTGGGCTGCTGGGTGACCAGCGCGCCGTTGCCGGTCGAGGCGGTGGTCAGCAACAGGCCGGTGTGCACGTTGGTGAGCGTGTAGCCGCCGTTGGCGAGCAGGGACACGGTCCAGTGCTGGTTGCTCGCGCCGCTGCACGGCCACTGGATCACCGTCGTACCGGCGGTGGTGAACCCGCCGTTGTCGTCCATGCACTGCCCCGACGAACCGTTGACCAACTGGTACGAACCGTCGGACTGCTGGGTGAAGGCCCAGTTCTGGTTCGCCGCGCCGGTGAGCGCCGAGGTGTCGAGCTGGATCCCGTCACCGCTGGACGAGTTGGGGTCCTCCAGCGCCTCGCCCTGGAGCGCGACGGTGTGGCTGCCGGTCACGTTGGCCGCCGGGGTCCACTGCTGGAGCGCCGAGCCGGTGTTGGGCTGCTGGGTGACCAGCGCGCCGTTGCCGGTCGAGGCGGTGGTCAGCAACAGGCCGCTGTGCGCGTTGGTGAGCGTGTAGGCCCCGCTGGACAGTTGCGCCACCGTCCAGTGCTGGTTGCTGGCGCCGCTGCACGGCCACTGGATCACCGTCGTACCGGCGGTGGTGAAGCCGCCGTTGTCGTCCATGCACTGCCCCGACGAACCGTTGACCAACTGGTACGAACCGTCGGACTGCTGGGTGAAGGTCCACTGCTGGTTCGCCGCGCCGGTGAGCGCCGAGGTGTCGAGTTGCCGGGCCTCGGTGGTGGACGAGTCGGGGTCCTCCAGCGCCTGGCCCTGCAGCAGCACGGTGTAACTGCCGTTCGGCAGCGAGGGAGCAGCGACCGACCAGCTGAAGGTGGTCGCGCCCGAGGCCGCGCCCGCCGTCGCGGTGACGGTCGCGGTCCCGCTGCCGGTGCTGCTCGGGGTGCCGCTGATCAGGCCGGTGCCGGAGTTGACGGTGACCCCGGCGGGCAGGCCCACGGCCGAGTAGGCGGGTGTGGCCCCGGTCGACGAGGCGGCGGTGGCCTGCAGGTTGACCGCGGTGCCGTCGGTCCAGCTCTGCGCGCCGATCGGGTTCACGGTGACGGTACCGGCGGTGGTGCCGACGGCGGTGACGGTCAGCGTCTGCTCGTTGCTGGTGCGCGATCCGCCGACGCTGTTGCCGGTGGTGTTGGTCCAGTAGCGGGCCGGGGTGGTCTCGGCGACCGCGCCGGAGCCCGTGGTCAGCCCGACCACCAAGCCGCTGTAGCGGTTGACCAGGCGGTAACTGCCGCTGGTGGCACCGCTGCTGGAGCTGGTGTCCGGGATCACCCACCACTGCTGGCCGACGGTCGGGCCGGTGCCGCCGGTCGCGGTGACCGTGGGCGCGGTGCCCCAGGCACGGCTGCCGGTGCTGCTGCTGCCGACGCCGAGCAGCTGCCCGGTTCCGGCGTTGACGATCTGGTAGGAGCCGTCGCCGTCGGCGACGAAGGACCAGGCCTGGAGGGTCGACCCGCTGGCCGAGGCCTGCGAGGCGGTGGCCGAGCTGCCGGAGACCTGGCCCAGGAACTGACCGTCCGCGCTGGCGATCCGGTAGGTGTCGGCCGGGTTGAACAGCGTGGCGGCCGGGGCGCTGGAGCCGACGGTCAGGTTGGCGTACTCGCCGGAGGAGCCGGCACAGGCGATCGCGCAGTAGGAGCGGAAGCTCTCACCGACGATGGTCGAACTGGTCAGGTTCTGGTTGTCGAGGAACCAGCGGTACCAGGAGTCCGAGGTGTAGCTGCCCGAGTCACCGATCAGCGTCCACTGCTGGGTGGCGAGGTTGGCGGTGGCGTAGAACTGCTGCGGTTGCGGGGTGCTGGTGTTCACCACCTCGGGCTCGCCGAGGTACAGGCCGAGGTAGGCGTCGTACGCGATGTTCATGATGAACAGCGGTGACTTGGACGGTAGTTCACCGGCCGCGACCTGCTGGTCCACGGTGCCGGTGTTGGCCGGGTCGTAGTCCTGCCCGACCGGGGTGTAGCCGGTCGGTGCGGCCGAGGTGGCCGGTACCATGTTGCTCTCCTGGCCGCCCACGCCGGGCTGCGACCAGGCGCCGTCGTACCACTTCTGCCAGGTGCCGGTCGCCATCTTGCCGGAGATCGGCGCGCGGGCGACGTGCGCCAGGCCGCCGGTGCTGCCGCCGACCCCGCCCTTGGGCACGATCCGGGAGCCGTAGTAGACGTAGAAGTACCCGGAGGCGGTGTCCACGAACAGCCTCGGGTCGCCGTCACCGTAGTCGTAGGTCTGGTTCGGGAAGGCCGTGGTGTCGCCCCGATCGGTGCTGTACGGCGAGGTGATGGCGTGGCCCTCGATGGTCCACACCTTGCCCTGGTCGGTGGAGACGGCGTAGTCGATGGAGTCGTAGTGCAGCCCGTCGCCGAAGGGCTGCGGGGTGAACTCGTCGTGCACCAGGCCGTACCAGTTCCCGGTGTCCGGATCGACCCAGACCCCCACCAGGTCGCAGTAGTTGACCTCGGCGTAGCCGGAGCCCGAGGGCGCGGC includes these proteins:
- a CDS encoding RICIN domain-containing protein gives rise to the protein MSARSTRPAPKEPVRRRLVGALAALALATLGVSALTAAPASATAATPSYTVNVGSIGSFGNPDDTPASPFVDKDGTFYYQESNSLYGATDSRKWNFYTGTDFDTATADSALDNAVNPANSQDSNADTTWRCDNSPTGLEATAAPSGSGYAEVNYCDLVGVWVDPDTGNWYGLVHDEFTPQPFGDGLHYDSIDYAVSTDQGKVWTIEGHAITSPYSTDRGDTTAFPNQTYDYGDGDPRLFVDTASGYFYVYYGSRIVPKGGVGGSTGGLAHVARAPISGKMATGTWQKWYDGAWSQPGVGGQESNMVPATSAAPTGYTPVGQDYDPANTGTVDQQVAAGELPSKSPLFIMNIAYDAYLGLYLGEPEVVNTSTPQPQQFYATANLATQQWTLIGDSGSYTSDSWYRWFLDNQNLTSSTIVGESFRSYCAIACAGSSGEYANLTVGSSAPAATLFNPADTYRIASADGQFLGQVSGSSATASQASASGSTLQAWSFVADGDGSYQIVNAGTGQLLGVGSSSTGSRAWGTAPTVTATGGTGPTVGQQWWVIPDTSSSSGATSGSYRLVNRYSGLVVGLTTGSGAVAETTPARYWTNTTGNSVGGSRTSNEQTLTVTAVGTTAGTVTVNPIGAQSWTDGTAVNLQATAASSTGATPAYSAVGLPAGVTVNSGTGLISGTPSSTGSGTATVTATAGAASGATTFSWSVAAPSLPNGSYTVLLQGQALEDPDSSTTEARQLDTSALTGAANQQWTFTQQSDGSYQLVNGSSGQCMDDNGGFTTAGTTVIQWPCSGASNQHWTVAQLSSGAYTLTNAHSGLLLTTASTGNGALVTQQPNTGSALQQWTPAANVTGSHTVALQGEALEDPNSSSGDGIQLDTSALTGAANQNWAFTQQSDGSYQLVNGSSGQCMDDNGGFTTAGTTVIQWPCSGASNQHWTVSLLANGGYTLTNVHTGLLLTTASTGNGALVTQQPNTGSALQQWTVH
- a CDS encoding cytosine permease: MAAKTPARATGSPHASPDPDAPTSGNGPRGGVEAHGIDVIPDSERHGRPRDLFGVWAAPNVSYLSLVVGGALILMGLSLWQALGVVVVGNLFWALVGLVSVSGAASGTPSEVIMRAMFGVRGNRANIAITGWFASVCYLALNWAAGCLAAFSLVEEVGLDPDTPVKVVIIIAVAAATLAISVYGHAMIVRLYTPFSIVLTLVFLVLAGYVLKHADWDYHPRQSLHGSALLAALAGGLALIASAPLSYSNSADFTRYLPRQTSPAAIAGWTALGAFIPSVLFTGLGVLAGTALDMTDPQGALESIIPGWFKPAFLLAIVLSAVANNAMTAYSSGLALQAVGVRIRRSRSVALDGTLGVALTLYALLVSNFLTTVNSVLELMVALMGPTMAIYATDVLRRRNGYDGHELSDETRTGPFWYSGGVNWAGATALVVGAVAATLCVDTQLFTGPVAAAMNGTDLSLPVGMILAAGLYLLLTRRHRAARG